In Ilumatobacter fluminis, the following proteins share a genomic window:
- the coxB gene encoding cytochrome c oxidase subunit II, producing the protein MTESSPLRSRLRTAALVGVGGVVLASCAQDAPQDTWQPAGSEAQKIHDLQWPIFLIAGIVGLIVMAVVAVVVVKFKDRGQPIPEQSHGKAWLEYLFIALPAVLLAGIAVPTVATIIDLNDTDDADCVINVTGQQWWWEYDYPIAADGSICGFMPTGESGTIVTSGQMVIPTDAKVVIRGTSRDVIHSFWVPRLNGKRDMVPGRVHTWNFNAEQPGIYAGQCAEFCGLSHANMRMEIVALDDTDFQAWIDNQLEPYQSPEEGTLAADGESEFIAQCARCHQVDGLVDADGELVVSNPEDQVYSGAAPNLTNFMTRNTFAGATWDLLNEECRADVWEADPEVFGDLYLEGVTESCLNEIDLKEWLRDAPAKKPMYADAESLEATDGLVRGMPYLALSEDQIDRLVAYLLERK; encoded by the coding sequence ATGACCGAGTCTTCCCCGCTCCGCTCCCGTCTGCGCACCGCCGCCCTCGTCGGCGTCGGTGGCGTCGTGCTCGCCTCGTGTGCGCAGGACGCACCCCAGGACACGTGGCAGCCGGCCGGTAGTGAAGCCCAGAAGATCCACGACCTCCAGTGGCCGATCTTCCTGATCGCCGGCATCGTCGGCCTGATCGTGATGGCCGTCGTCGCCGTCGTCGTCGTGAAGTTCAAAGATCGCGGCCAGCCGATCCCCGAGCAGTCGCACGGCAAGGCCTGGCTCGAGTACCTGTTCATCGCGCTCCCGGCCGTGCTCCTCGCCGGCATCGCCGTGCCGACCGTCGCCACGATCATCGACCTCAACGACACCGACGACGCCGACTGCGTCATCAACGTCACCGGCCAGCAGTGGTGGTGGGAGTACGACTACCCGATCGCCGCCGACGGCAGCATCTGCGGGTTCATGCCCACCGGCGAGTCCGGCACGATCGTGACCAGCGGCCAGATGGTCATCCCGACCGACGCCAAGGTCGTCATCCGTGGCACCAGCCGCGACGTCATCCACTCGTTCTGGGTGCCCCGCCTGAACGGCAAGCGCGACATGGTCCCGGGCCGTGTCCACACCTGGAACTTCAACGCCGAGCAGCCGGGCATCTACGCCGGCCAGTGCGCCGAGTTCTGCGGCCTCTCCCACGCCAACATGCGCATGGAGATCGTCGCCCTCGACGACACCGACTTCCAGGCCTGGATCGACAACCAGCTCGAGCCGTACCAGTCGCCCGAGGAAGGCACCCTCGCCGCCGACGGTGAGAGCGAGTTCATCGCCCAGTGCGCCCGCTGCCACCAGGTCGACGGCCTCGTCGACGCCGACGGCGAACTGGTCGTGTCGAATCCCGAAGACCAGGTGTACTCGGGTGCTGCGCCCAACCTCACCAACTTCATGACCCGTAACACCTTCGCCGGCGCCACGTGGGATCTGCTCAACGAGGAATGCCGTGCCGACGTGTGGGAGGCGGACCCCGAGGTGTTCGGCGACCTCTATCTCGAGGGTGTGACCGAGTCGTGCCTGAACGAGATCGACCTGAAGGAATGGCTGCGCGACGCGCCCGCCAAGAAGCCGATGTACGCCGACGCCGAATCGCTCGAGGCCACCGACGGCCTCGTCCGCGGCATGCCGTACCTCGCACTGTCCGAAGACCAGATCGACCGCTTGGTCGCCTACCTGCTCGAGCGCAAGTGA
- the ctaD gene encoding cytochrome c oxidase subunit I produces the protein MALIERPRTTGDLTPAVATPEATYGAFRRPVESTGWKSWLFTIDHKKIGIMYGVTAMFFFLVGGLEALLIRAQLAGPDGTILSADKYNQMFTMHATTMVFLFVMPMAAAFGNYFVPLQIGARDVAFPRINAFSFWCFLFGALFINTSWLLGGAADGGWFMYAPNSSVPFSPTNGIDFWGLGLQITGIASLTGAINLIVTVINMRAPGMTFMKMPIFTWMIFVVQFLLVFAIPVITVALFLLMFQRTFDATFFTVEAGADPLLWQHLFWIFGHPEVYILILPSFGIVSEVLPVFSKKPLFGYPLVVFSGVAIGFVGWGVWAHHMFASGLGPISVAVFSVATMAIAIPTGVKIVNWTMTMWGGKLRYTTAMLFAIGLIVQFTIGGLSGVTHAVAPSDTQQTDTYYIVAHFHYVLFGGAILGIFSGLYYWWPKMFGKLLSETLGKWNFWLMVIGLNMAFGPMHIIGLQGQPRRMYVWTEARAGEGFFNLGFWNLISSIGAFILGFGVLVFFYNAWRTHFGKHKAGPAPLDPWDARSLEWMTSSPPKEINFDRTPVVSHLDEFFHRKYEDKDGDHKSYEQVMTAEEVMAIEEANAEDDVHLPSPSYWPIVLAFGLPIMAYGVIYNILMIVVGAAIVLLAMFGWALEPATAPDSDYDPPSEGGTDLELSTHG, from the coding sequence ATGGCGCTGATCGAACGCCCCCGCACCACCGGCGACCTCACGCCGGCCGTGGCCACCCCCGAGGCCACCTACGGCGCATTCCGCCGTCCCGTCGAGTCGACCGGGTGGAAGTCGTGGCTCTTCACGATCGACCACAAGAAGATCGGCATCATGTACGGCGTCACCGCCATGTTCTTCTTCTTGGTCGGTGGTCTCGAGGCCCTCCTCATCCGGGCCCAGCTCGCCGGACCCGACGGCACGATCCTGTCGGCCGACAAGTACAACCAGATGTTCACGATGCACGCCACCACGATGGTGTTCCTCTTCGTGATGCCGATGGCGGCGGCGTTCGGTAACTACTTCGTCCCGCTCCAGATCGGTGCGCGCGACGTCGCGTTCCCTCGCATCAACGCGTTCAGCTTCTGGTGCTTCCTGTTCGGTGCACTCTTCATCAACACCTCGTGGCTGCTCGGCGGTGCCGCCGACGGCGGCTGGTTCATGTACGCCCCGAACTCGTCGGTCCCGTTCTCACCGACGAACGGCATCGACTTCTGGGGTCTCGGCCTCCAGATCACCGGCATCGCGTCGCTGACCGGTGCGATCAACCTGATCGTCACCGTCATCAACATGCGAGCGCCCGGCATGACCTTCATGAAGATGCCGATCTTCACCTGGATGATCTTCGTCGTGCAGTTCCTGCTCGTGTTCGCCATCCCGGTGATCACGGTGGCGCTGTTCCTGCTGATGTTCCAGCGAACGTTCGACGCCACCTTCTTCACCGTCGAAGCCGGCGCCGACCCGCTGCTCTGGCAGCACTTGTTCTGGATCTTCGGACACCCCGAGGTGTACATCCTGATCTTGCCGAGTTTCGGCATCGTCTCCGAGGTCCTCCCGGTCTTTTCGAAGAAGCCGCTGTTCGGCTACCCCCTCGTCGTCTTCTCCGGCGTCGCCATCGGCTTCGTCGGCTGGGGCGTGTGGGCCCACCACATGTTCGCCTCCGGACTCGGGCCGATCTCGGTCGCCGTGTTCTCCGTGGCCACGATGGCGATCGCGATCCCGACGGGCGTCAAGATCGTCAACTGGACGATGACGATGTGGGGCGGCAAGCTCCGCTACACCACCGCCATGCTGTTCGCCATCGGTCTGATCGTGCAGTTCACGATCGGTGGCCTCTCCGGTGTCACCCACGCCGTGGCGCCATCGGACACACAGCAGACCGACACCTACTACATCGTCGCCCACTTCCACTACGTGCTGTTCGGCGGCGCCATCCTGGGCATCTTCTCGGGCCTCTACTACTGGTGGCCCAAGATGTTCGGCAAGTTGCTGTCCGAGACGCTCGGTAAGTGGAACTTCTGGCTGATGGTGATCGGTCTCAACATGGCGTTCGGGCCGATGCACATCATCGGTCTCCAGGGGCAGCCCCGACGCATGTACGTCTGGACCGAGGCCCGCGCCGGTGAAGGCTTCTTCAACCTCGGGTTCTGGAACCTGATCTCGTCGATCGGTGCGTTCATCCTCGGCTTCGGCGTGCTGGTGTTCTTCTACAACGCCTGGCGTACCCACTTCGGCAAGCACAAGGCCGGCCCGGCCCCGCTCGACCCGTGGGACGCCCGCTCGCTCGAGTGGATGACCTCGAGCCCGCCGAAGGAGATCAACTTCGACCGGACGCCCGTCGTCAGCCACCTCGACGAGTTCTTCCATCGCAAGTACGAAGACAAGGACGGCGACCACAAGTCGTACGAACAGGTCATGACCGCAGAAGAGGTCATGGCGATCGAAGAGGCCAACGCCGAGGACGACGTCCACTTGCCGTCGCCCTCGTACTGGCCGATCGTCCTCGCCTTCGGCCTGCCGATCATGGCCTACGGCGTGATCTACAACATCTTGATGATCGTGGTCGGCGCCGCGATCGTCCTGTTGGCGATGTTCGGTTGGGCGCTCGAGCCTGCGACCGCACCCGATTCCGACTACGACCCGCCCAGCGAGGGCGGCACCGATCTGGAGCTCTCCACTCATGGCTGA
- a CDS encoding cytochrome c oxidase subunit 3: MADTAVHAAAGHDDHHDGHHGGHYTSTGLSNNKLAMWLFLGSECLLFGGLISVYMLYRGRHTANLGPDQVWDIPFTSASSFVLLMSSLTMVLAVTAAKRHDDRTTNVWLSVTALLGSLFVAGQVYEFTVFYREGLGYTTSLFSSSFYTLTGFHGVHVTVGVIMLLAVVGMIIRNRIPGDKAEVVELVGLYWHFVDIVWILIFTLVYLIPA, translated from the coding sequence ATGGCTGATACTGCAGTGCACGCCGCCGCCGGTCACGACGACCACCACGACGGTCATCACGGCGGCCACTACACCTCGACCGGCCTGTCGAACAACAAGCTGGCGATGTGGCTCTTCCTGGGTTCGGAGTGCCTCCTGTTCGGTGGTCTGATCTCGGTGTACATGCTGTACCGGGGCCGCCACACGGCGAACCTCGGCCCTGACCAGGTGTGGGACATCCCCTTCACCTCGGCGTCGAGCTTCGTGCTCCTGATGTCGTCGCTGACCATGGTGCTGGCCGTCACCGCCGCCAAGCGGCACGACGATCGCACGACGAACGTCTGGCTGAGCGTCACGGCGCTCCTCGGCTCGCTGTTCGTCGCCGGTCAGGTCTACGAGTTCACGGTCTTCTACCGTGAGGGCCTCGGCTACACGACGAGCCTGTTCTCGTCGAGCTTCTACACCCTGACCGGCTTCCACGGCGTCCACGTCACCGTCGGCGTGATCATGCTGCTCGCCGTGGTCGGCATGATCATCCGGAATCGGATCCCCGGCGACAAGGCCGAGGTCGTCGAGCTCGTCGGCCTCTACTGGCACTTCGTCGACATCGTGTGGATTCTGATCTTCACCCTCGTCTACCTCATCCCGGCCTGA
- a CDS encoding cytochrome C oxidase subunit IV family protein — protein MSTETATDATTEEVDFREADDHVDHWTDLQFVYLAIGLAVVTAIEVALSYMVDDLGALFLPLLLLLMFIKFFSVVFYFMHLKFDNRWFSILFYMGLFLAVGVYVAALMTFQFFSS, from the coding sequence ATGAGCACCGAAACCGCAACCGACGCCACCACCGAGGAAGTCGACTTCCGCGAAGCCGACGACCACGTCGATCACTGGACCGACCTGCAGTTCGTCTACCTCGCGATCGGCCTTGCGGTCGTCACCGCGATCGAGGTCGCACTCAGCTACATGGTCGACGACCTCGGAGCGCTCTTCCTGCCGCTCCTGCTGCTCTTGATGTTCATCAAGTTCTTCTCGGTCGTCTTCTACTTCATGCACCTGAAGTTCGACAACCGGTGGTTCAGCATCCTGTTCTACATGGGGCTGTTCCTGGCGGTCGGCGTCTACGTCGCCGCGTTGATGACCTTCCAGTTCTTCAGCTCCTGA
- the serS gene encoding serine--tRNA ligase: protein MIDVRLIRNDYDATREALARRGDPSVLESLERARELDERVRAIIADRDATRAQVKSLSKDVGMLRRDGKVDEAEAVQAESRRLGEHEKELDREHDDVAGRLRDELLVIPNLPFAGAPDGSSDADNPIVKGPFLPDEFADHQRVPHWESAAELGILDNERATKIAQSMWTMQRGAGATLARALCQFALDRMADAHEEIRPPTLVSSATLTATGQLPKFADDAFAIERDDLWCIPTAEVPLTSIYAGEIVDQADLPYRFMAYTPCYRREAGSAGRDTRGMLRSHEFDKVEILALSTPAQAPDLLDDMVARAESLVAALGLPYRIIEICTGDMGQSHHRSFDIEVFAPGADSWLEVSSVSWFSDYQARRANIRYRPLDDDGKPVKGTEFVHTLNGSALAVPRVWAAIVENYRNADGSVTVPDELRPYMRGIETITAG, encoded by the coding sequence GTGATCGACGTACGGCTCATCCGCAACGACTACGACGCCACCCGCGAGGCGCTCGCCCGCCGTGGCGACCCGTCCGTCCTCGAGTCGCTGGAGCGGGCACGCGAGCTCGACGAGCGGGTGCGTGCGATCATCGCCGACCGCGACGCCACGAGGGCTCAGGTCAAGTCGTTGTCGAAAGACGTCGGCATGCTCCGCCGCGACGGCAAGGTCGACGAGGCCGAGGCCGTCCAGGCCGAGAGCCGCCGACTCGGCGAGCACGAGAAGGAGCTCGATCGCGAGCACGACGACGTCGCCGGGCGGCTGCGCGACGAGTTGCTCGTCATCCCGAACCTCCCCTTCGCCGGCGCACCGGACGGTTCGTCGGACGCCGACAACCCGATCGTGAAGGGGCCCTTCCTCCCCGACGAGTTCGCCGATCATCAACGGGTTCCCCACTGGGAGAGCGCCGCCGAGCTCGGCATCCTCGACAACGAGCGGGCCACGAAGATCGCCCAGTCGATGTGGACCATGCAGCGCGGCGCCGGCGCCACCCTCGCCCGCGCGCTGTGCCAGTTCGCGCTCGACCGGATGGCCGACGCCCACGAGGAGATCCGGCCGCCCACCCTGGTCTCGTCGGCGACCCTCACCGCCACCGGGCAGCTGCCCAAGTTCGCCGACGACGCGTTCGCGATCGAGCGCGACGACCTGTGGTGCATCCCGACCGCCGAGGTGCCGCTCACGTCGATCTATGCCGGTGAGATCGTCGATCAGGCCGACCTGCCGTACCGGTTCATGGCGTACACGCCCTGTTACCGACGCGAGGCCGGGTCGGCCGGCCGCGACACCCGCGGCATGCTCCGGTCGCACGAGTTCGACAAGGTCGAGATCCTGGCGCTGTCGACTCCCGCTCAGGCGCCCGACCTGCTCGACGACATGGTCGCACGCGCGGAGTCGCTCGTTGCTGCGCTCGGGTTGCCCTATCGCATCATCGAGATCTGCACCGGCGACATGGGGCAGAGCCATCACCGCAGCTTCGACATCGAGGTGTTCGCCCCCGGTGCCGATTCGTGGCTCGAGGTGTCGTCGGTGAGCTGGTTCAGCGACTACCAGGCCCGACGCGCCAACATCCGGTATCGACCGCTCGACGACGACGGCAAGCCGGTGAAAGGCACCGAGTTCGTCCATACGCTCAACGGCTCGGCGCTCGCCGTACCCCGGGTGTGGGCGGCGATCGTCGAGAACTACCGCAACGCCGACGGTTCGGTCACGGTTCCCGACGAGCTGCGCCCGTACATGCGCGGCATCGAGACGATCACGGCCGGCTGA
- the pdxH gene encoding pyridoxamine 5'-phosphate oxidase has protein sequence MDGDPIRDRRVQYETDGLDVADVDADPMEQWRRWHNDALQAGLVEPNAMTLATVDVRHAPDTRIVLVRGADERGLTFYTNYESAKSRQLDVNPAAAATFGWLELHRQVRVRGQVARVDEAESDAYFATRPRPSQIGAWASPQSQPIGGRGELDALVEHEAARFASDQQVPRPAHWGGWRLVPDEWEFWQGRPSRLHDRVHYRLLDGLWHRTRLAP, from the coding sequence ATGGACGGCGATCCGATCCGCGATCGGCGGGTCCAGTACGAGACCGACGGCCTCGACGTGGCCGATGTCGACGCCGACCCGATGGAGCAGTGGCGGCGCTGGCACAACGACGCGCTGCAGGCCGGTCTCGTCGAGCCGAACGCGATGACGTTGGCCACCGTCGACGTCCGCCACGCCCCCGACACCCGGATCGTGCTCGTCCGTGGCGCCGACGAGCGCGGCCTGACCTTCTACACGAACTACGAATCGGCGAAGAGCCGTCAGCTCGACGTCAACCCGGCGGCGGCCGCCACGTTCGGATGGCTCGAACTGCACCGACAGGTGCGGGTCCGAGGTCAGGTGGCCCGCGTCGACGAGGCCGAGAGCGACGCCTACTTCGCCACCCGCCCCCGGCCCAGCCAGATCGGCGCCTGGGCGTCGCCGCAGTCGCAGCCGATCGGCGGTCGGGGCGAACTCGACGCGTTGGTCGAGCACGAGGCCGCCCGCTTCGCGAGCGACCAGCAGGTGCCGCGCCCGGCCCACTGGGGCGGCTGGCGGCTGGTGCCTGACGAGTGGGAGTTCTGGCAGGGACGCCCGAGCCGCCTCCACGACCGAGTGCACTACCGCCTGCTCGACGGGCTGTGGCACCGCACCCGCCTCGCCCCCTGA
- a CDS encoding response regulator transcription factor: MSESVSGTAVLVVDDEPTVREVVATYLRRDGHAVTEAGDGTTAIDLVQRERFDLVVLDMMLPGVNGLDILRRIRQMGDMPVIMLTARAEESDRVAGLELGADDYVVKPFSPRELAARVNGVLRRAAPKVATDAARLDFGPLVVDQRAREVTLDGELVDFTPKEFDVLAHLAASPREVFSRADLLRDVWQSSPDWQDPATVTVHVRRIRNKIEADPENPRWITTVWGVGYRFEP; this comes from the coding sequence ATGAGTGAGTCCGTCTCCGGCACCGCAGTGCTCGTCGTCGACGACGAGCCGACCGTGCGTGAGGTCGTCGCGACCTACCTGCGGCGTGACGGGCACGCCGTCACCGAGGCCGGCGACGGCACGACGGCGATCGACCTCGTGCAGCGGGAACGCTTCGATCTCGTGGTGCTCGACATGATGCTGCCCGGCGTCAACGGACTCGACATCCTGCGCCGCATCCGCCAGATGGGCGACATGCCCGTCATCATGCTGACCGCCCGGGCAGAGGAGAGCGACCGTGTCGCCGGCCTCGAGCTCGGCGCCGACGACTACGTGGTGAAGCCGTTCTCGCCCCGCGAACTGGCGGCGCGCGTCAACGGCGTGCTGCGCCGGGCGGCGCCCAAGGTCGCCACCGACGCAGCCCGGCTCGACTTCGGGCCGCTCGTCGTCGACCAGCGAGCCCGCGAGGTCACCCTCGACGGCGAACTCGTCGACTTCACGCCGAAGGAGTTCGACGTGCTCGCGCACCTGGCCGCGTCGCCTCGCGAGGTGTTCTCCCGAGCCGACCTGTTGCGTGACGTGTGGCAGTCGTCGCCCGACTGGCAAGACCCGGCCACGGTCACCGTGCACGTCCGTCGCATCCGGAACAAGATCGAGGCCGACCCCGAGAACCCCCGCTGGATCACCACGGTGTGGGGCGTCGGCTACCGGTTCGAGCCATGA
- a CDS encoding sensor histidine kinase, with translation MTDATRNRWGLNRLGRRFMWASMGVLAVAVIMILIAAQQMFINDQDLGTLLWIMLPAAVAAALAAWILSAPIARDAHRLSEAARRVAAGDLNVRTGVARNDELGDAALEFDRMTERLDAVEKERALMLSSISHDLRTPLAALRVSVEAIRDGLADDPDAYLKGMEHQVEALAVLVDDLGLHTRLASGTLEMRRSRLDLAELADEAVDSMRPLAARESVTLRFEATSGAPVDGEPAQLARVLRNLIENAIRHSPEGSTVAVDVHQDGDDVIARVADGGPGFAPHVRDVAFEAFTRGDEARDVRTGTAGLGLAIARGIVEAHDGRIGIGDGPGGVVWFMIPGAPPRDPQITPAGS, from the coding sequence ATGACCGACGCCACCCGCAACCGGTGGGGACTCAATCGACTGGGTCGTCGCTTCATGTGGGCCTCGATGGGCGTGCTTGCCGTCGCCGTGATCATGATCCTGATCGCCGCCCAACAGATGTTCATCAACGATCAGGATCTCGGCACCCTGCTGTGGATCATGCTGCCCGCTGCGGTGGCGGCGGCACTCGCCGCCTGGATCCTCTCGGCGCCGATCGCACGCGACGCCCACCGTCTGAGCGAGGCGGCCCGCCGCGTCGCCGCCGGCGACCTGAACGTCCGCACCGGCGTCGCCCGCAACGACGAGCTGGGCGACGCAGCGCTCGAGTTCGACCGCATGACCGAACGCCTCGACGCGGTCGAGAAGGAACGGGCGCTCATGCTGTCGTCGATCTCGCACGACCTGCGGACCCCGCTGGCCGCGTTGCGGGTGTCGGTGGAGGCGATCCGCGACGGCCTCGCCGACGATCCCGACGCCTACCTGAAGGGGATGGAGCATCAGGTCGAGGCGCTCGCCGTGCTCGTCGACGACCTCGGCCTGCACACCAGGCTCGCGAGCGGCACCCTCGAGATGCGCCGAAGCCGGCTCGACCTCGCCGAACTGGCCGACGAAGCCGTCGACTCGATGCGTCCGCTCGCGGCCCGTGAGAGCGTGACGTTGCGCTTCGAGGCGACGTCGGGCGCCCCGGTCGACGGTGAGCCGGCACAGCTGGCTCGGGTGCTGCGCAACCTGATCGAGAACGCGATCCGACACTCGCCGGAGGGGTCGACGGTCGCCGTCGACGTCCACCAGGACGGCGACGACGTCATCGCCCGGGTCGCCGACGGTGGTCCCGGGTTCGCGCCGCACGTCCGCGACGTCGCGTTCGAGGCGTTCACCCGGGGTGACGAGGCGCGCGACGTCCGAACGGGCACCGCTGGGCTCGGACTGGCGATCGCCCGCGGCATCGTCGAGGCCCACGACGGTCGGATCGGGATCGGAGACGGCCCCGGAGGTGTCGTCTGGTTCATGATCCCGGGTGCACCTCCCCGGGACCCACAGATAACGCCTGCAGGGTCCTGA
- the map gene encoding type I methionyl aminopeptidase, protein MRAVSQPPSVLPQANDPCWCGSGRKYKRCHKKLEGRVLPGEVSPMRTVPDGIERPNWAETGEPVYWDEPRIKSPEVIERMRHAGKVAAEILRLTGEYMQVGMTTDEVDAYAHDLYIERGAYPSTLNYNHFPKSLCSSANEVICHGIPDSRVIQDGDIMNLDVTAYIGGVHGDTNATFFMGDVDPQSRDLVRVTEEATWKGIEAIVPGRPISDIGRAIEDHAKAHKMGVVKAFIGHGIGEQFHTDIQVLHYYDSRNSMIMRPGMTFTVEPMITLGTWQHKMWDDDWTAVTADGKRTAQFEHTCLVTDDGVEVLTGGEGAASPTAPWNR, encoded by the coding sequence ATGCGTGCCGTTTCTCAGCCCCCGTCCGTGCTCCCGCAGGCGAACGATCCGTGTTGGTGCGGGAGCGGGCGCAAGTACAAGCGCTGCCACAAGAAGCTCGAGGGTCGCGTGCTGCCCGGCGAGGTGTCGCCCATGCGCACCGTGCCCGACGGCATCGAGCGGCCGAACTGGGCCGAGACCGGCGAACCCGTCTACTGGGACGAACCACGCATCAAGTCGCCCGAGGTCATCGAACGCATGCGCCACGCCGGCAAGGTGGCGGCCGAGATCTTGCGGCTCACCGGCGAGTACATGCAGGTCGGGATGACCACCGACGAGGTCGACGCCTACGCCCACGACCTGTACATCGAGCGTGGCGCCTACCCGAGCACCCTGAACTACAACCACTTCCCGAAGAGCCTGTGCAGCTCGGCGAACGAGGTCATCTGCCACGGCATCCCCGACTCCCGGGTGATCCAGGACGGCGACATCATGAACCTCGACGTCACCGCCTACATCGGTGGTGTCCACGGCGACACCAACGCCACGTTCTTCATGGGCGACGTCGACCCGCAGAGCCGCGACCTCGTCCGGGTCACCGAGGAGGCGACCTGGAAGGGCATCGAGGCCATCGTCCCCGGTCGACCGATCAGCGACATCGGACGGGCGATCGAAGACCATGCGAAGGCGCACAAGATGGGCGTCGTCAAGGCGTTCATCGGGCATGGCATCGGTGAGCAGTTCCACACCGACATCCAGGTGCTGCACTACTACGACTCGCGCAACTCGATGATCATGCGGCCGGGCATGACGTTCACGGTCGAGCCGATGATCACCCTCGGCACGTGGCAGCACAAGATGTGGGACGACGACTGGACCGCGGTCACCGCCGACGGCAAGCGCACCGCCCAGTTCGAGCACACCTGCCTCGTCACCGACGACGGCGTCGAGGTGCTCACCGGGGGCGAGGGTGCCGCCTCGCCGACGGCCCCCTGGAACCGGTGA
- a CDS encoding copper chaperone PCu(A)C, with amino-acid sequence MKRELTILSAAALVLAACGGDDEAVEIDNAWARTSPMATTLGAAYFDITAADDDVLVAASVSSDVAGEAQIHEIVEAEMDMDDMDDMDDMDDMDDMDDGEMSDMDDGEMSDMDDMEDGDHEMDMGDGDMAMVMQEMADGLPLPADETVSLEPGGYHVMLLDLVEPLETGDEFELTLDFENADDVTVTVTVAETAPES; translated from the coding sequence ATGAAGCGTGAACTGACCATTCTTTCTGCTGCCGCGCTCGTGCTCGCTGCCTGTGGTGGCGACGACGAGGCCGTCGAGATCGACAACGCCTGGGCGCGTACCTCGCCCATGGCGACCACCCTCGGTGCGGCGTACTTCGACATCACCGCCGCCGACGACGACGTGCTCGTCGCTGCGTCGGTGTCGAGCGATGTCGCCGGCGAGGCCCAGATCCACGAGATCGTCGAAGCCGAGATGGACATGGACGACATGGACGACATGGACGACATGGACGACATGGACGACATGGACGACGGCGAGATGTCCGACATGGACGACGGCGAGATGTCCGACATGGACGACATGGAGGACGGCGACCACGAGATGGACATGGGCGACGGCGACATGGCCATGGTCATGCAGGAGATGGCCGACGGCCTGCCCCTGCCCGCCGACGAGACCGTGTCGCTCGAGCCGGGCGGCTACCACGTGATGCTCCTCGACCTCGTCGAGCCGCTCGAGACCGGCGACGAGTTCGAGCTGACCCTCGACTTCGAGAACGCCGACGACGTGACCGTCACCGTCACCGTCGCCGAAACGGCGCCCGAGTCGTGA
- a CDS encoding TlpA family protein disulfide reductase: MIARRATAALAACLAVVAVGCSGGDDDSSLPDVELVSLDGTETTSLADIEGPAVINLWATWCAPCRREIPAFEQVHQERIDEVRFVGINVGEDADVAAEYLAEVGATYDQYADSEGYVVTELDTTAMPVTIVIDANGDITERRLGPMDEDDLDEAIDEALASS; the protein is encoded by the coding sequence GTGATCGCACGGCGTGCGACGGCGGCGTTGGCCGCGTGCCTCGCCGTCGTCGCCGTCGGCTGTTCCGGCGGCGACGACGACTCGTCGTTGCCCGATGTCGAGCTGGTGTCGCTCGACGGGACCGAGACGACGAGCCTGGCCGACATCGAGGGCCCGGCCGTCATCAACCTGTGGGCGACCTGGTGCGCCCCCTGCCGTCGGGAGATCCCGGCGTTCGAGCAGGTCCACCAGGAACGTATCGACGAGGTCCGTTTCGTCGGCATCAACGTCGGCGAGGATGCCGACGTCGCCGCCGAGTACCTCGCCGAGGTGGGCGCCACCTACGACCAGTACGCCGACTCGGAGGGCTACGTGGTCACCGAGCTCGACACGACGGCCATGCCCGTCACGATCGTGATCGACGCGAACGGCGACATCACCGAACGCCGCCTCGGCCCGATGGACGAGGACGACCTCGACGAGGCCATCGACGAGGCGCTCGCCTCGTCCTGA
- a CDS encoding cupredoxin domain-containing protein — protein sequence MSSRARLVAVLLLIPVVIVGGFLLGSMAGDDGGAGTVAVSDVDDDSQFAEDFLIPAGTADRIEAGEEVEIVPQELVMETGESIRIVNDDDVGHVVGVFYVGAGETLTQRFDTPGELSGECSVHPSGSFTLRVVEA from the coding sequence ATGAGTTCGCGAGCCCGCCTGGTGGCAGTCCTGCTGCTGATCCCCGTCGTGATCGTCGGCGGGTTCCTCCTCGGCAGCATGGCCGGCGACGACGGCGGCGCCGGCACGGTCGCCGTGTCCGACGTCGACGACGATTCACAGTTCGCCGAGGACTTCCTGATCCCCGCCGGCACCGCCGACCGCATCGAGGCCGGTGAAGAGGTCGAGATCGTCCCGCAGGAACTCGTGATGGAGACGGGTGAATCGATCCGGATCGTCAACGACGACGACGTCGGACACGTCGTCGGCGTGTTCTACGTCGGCGCAGGTGAGACCCTCACCCAGCGTTTCGACACCCCGGGCGAGCTCAGCGGCGAGTGCAGCGTGCATCCGAGCGGCTCGTTCACCCTGCGGGTCGTCGAGGCGTGA